In Dehalococcoidia bacterium, a genomic segment contains:
- a CDS encoding ABC transporter substrate-binding protein, which yields MEPERNYWLRARLSRRAALRTGAAGAGMTALFLAACGGSNNNKGGNAGGGNSGSSQPPKSGTQVTLLPTAQAGTAVTKQAQPGGSLSFQISSPPPSLDPYTQTSYLNSYMNGLTYSKLYRFKAGTPDVAPTDITMENDLAVAMPEVVDPMTLTVKLKPGLKWQNVAPVNGRALTSDDIRYAIDRYKNFDKSVHKSTWAFLDHTEQPDAQTITFKLAFPYADFVQIAGGNLGAYISPKEHAETDAAATKMVGSGPFIHSEYQTGVSLSYKKNPDYYDKPYPYLDDVKTFIVTDTAKRVADFSAKSVDLSWLFLPPERDQLLKQRPDAKHDEQQGIGGYIYLRTDKPPFNDKRVRQALSMAIDRKAIRDAITNGEGVEDQALFVGLVGIARQVKDLGASAKFWTHDPQAAKQLMTAAGVSNLSFDWNHADASVYTQAYVDTSSLTQAQWKKDLGITVNDKQQPYSQYISTTYQGNYEGVGHSPRAVPYFLDHLYEQFFMSADGKRARINLSYVNDQTLNDLLQKQRGQFDLNERKKTFTQIEDLLADQQYQIYWSTDTRTYFWNPDIENYRPTAFFPYTHLMKTWKDH from the coding sequence ATGGAACCTGAACGCAACTACTGGCTGCGGGCACGGCTGAGCCGGCGCGCGGCCCTGCGCACGGGCGCGGCCGGCGCGGGCATGACCGCCCTCTTCCTGGCGGCCTGTGGCGGCAGCAACAACAACAAGGGCGGCAATGCCGGCGGGGGCAACAGCGGCTCCTCGCAGCCGCCGAAGAGCGGCACCCAGGTGACGCTGCTGCCCACGGCCCAGGCCGGCACCGCCGTGACCAAGCAGGCGCAGCCAGGCGGCTCGCTTTCGTTCCAGATCAGCTCGCCGCCGCCCTCGCTCGACCCCTACACGCAGACCAGCTACCTCAACTCGTATATGAACGGCCTGACCTACAGCAAGCTGTACCGCTTCAAGGCCGGCACGCCCGACGTGGCGCCCACCGACATCACGATGGAGAACGACCTGGCCGTCGCCATGCCCGAAGTCGTCGATCCCATGACACTGACGGTGAAGCTGAAGCCGGGGCTGAAGTGGCAGAACGTGGCCCCGGTCAACGGCCGCGCCCTGACCAGCGATGACATCCGCTACGCGATCGACCGCTACAAGAACTTCGATAAGTCGGTGCACAAGTCCACCTGGGCCTTCCTCGACCACACCGAGCAGCCGGACGCCCAGACGATCACCTTCAAGCTGGCCTTCCCCTACGCCGACTTCGTGCAGATCGCCGGCGGCAACCTGGGCGCCTACATCTCGCCCAAGGAGCACGCCGAGACCGACGCCGCCGCGACGAAGATGGTGGGCAGCGGCCCCTTCATCCACAGCGAGTACCAGACCGGCGTCAGCCTCAGCTACAAGAAAAACCCCGATTACTACGACAAGCCCTATCCGTATCTGGACGACGTCAAGACCTTCATCGTCACGGACACGGCCAAGCGCGTGGCCGACTTCTCGGCCAAGTCGGTGGACCTTAGCTGGCTCTTCCTGCCGCCGGAGCGCGACCAGCTCTTGAAGCAGCGGCCCGATGCCAAGCACGACGAGCAGCAGGGCATCGGCGGCTATATCTACCTGCGCACGGACAAGCCGCCCTTCAACGACAAGCGCGTGCGGCAGGCGCTCTCGATGGCGATCGACCGCAAGGCGATCCGCGACGCGATCACCAACGGCGAGGGCGTCGAGGACCAGGCGTTATTCGTGGGTCTCGTCGGCATCGCGCGGCAGGTAAAGGACCTGGGCGCCTCCGCCAAGTTCTGGACGCACGATCCGCAGGCGGCGAAGCAACTCATGACCGCGGCCGGCGTCTCGAACCTGAGCTTCGACTGGAACCACGCCGACGCCTCGGTGTACACGCAGGCGTACGTCGATACCTCGTCGCTGACACAGGCGCAGTGGAAGAAGGACCTGGGCATCACCGTCAACGATAAGCAGCAGCCCTACTCGCAGTACATCAGCACGACGTACCAGGGCAACTACGAGGGCGTGGGGCACAGCCCGCGCGCCGTGCCCTACTTCCTCGACCACCTGTACGAGCAGTTCTTCATGTCGGCCGACGGCAAGCGGGCACGCATCAACCTGAGCTACGTGAACGACCAGACGCTCAACGATCTGCTGCAAAAGCAGCGCGGCCAGTTCGACCTGAACGAGCGCAAGAAGACCTTCACGCAGATCGAAGACCTGCTGGCCGACCAGCAGTACCAGATCTACTGGAGCACGGACACGCGAACGTATTTCTGGAACCCGGACATCGAGAACTACCGCCCTACGGCCTTCTTCCCCTACACCCACCTGATGAAGACCTGGAAGGACCACTGA
- a CDS encoding CbtB domain-containing protein — translation MDQALPLPAPPAIEVPALPEIRPIPVAELWPWLLFGGLLMLVLVYFVGVEQGALSIFSNSYVHEFVHDGRHLFGFPCH, via the coding sequence ATGGATCAGGCGCTGCCGCTGCCCGCCCCGCCCGCAATCGAAGTCCCGGCGCTGCCGGAGATCCGCCCCATCCCCGTCGCCGAGCTGTGGCCCTGGCTGCTGTTCGGCGGCCTGCTCATGCTCGTGCTCGTCTACTTCGTCGGCGTGGAGCAGGGGGCGCTCTCGATCTTCTCCAACTCGTATGTGCATGAATTCGTGCATGATGGCCGCCATCTCTTCGGCTTCCCCTGCCACTAG
- a CDS encoding CbtA family protein — translation MTVRSLLLRGMLAGLLAGMLALAFAEVFGEPQVDRAITFEQQEARLNHEALGPQLVSRDVQKSAGLAVAVALYATAFGGLFALAFAVAYGRIGRFGPRACAALLAGGGFVAIVLAPFLKYPANPPAIGNPATIDRRTALYFLVLGCSLLAAIGAVVLGRRLLPRAGAWNAAVLAAAAFVVTIAIVQLALPTVDEVPPGFPASALWRFRLASLGTQLVLWTAMGLLFGALTERSLRRSLRAGSASRPGVRASPAAPSRTQPAGD, via the coding sequence GTGACGGTGCGCTCGCTGTTGCTGCGCGGCATGCTCGCCGGGCTGCTGGCGGGTATGCTGGCGCTGGCCTTCGCCGAGGTCTTCGGCGAGCCGCAGGTCGATCGCGCGATCACCTTTGAGCAGCAGGAGGCCCGCCTCAACCACGAGGCGCTCGGGCCGCAGCTGGTGAGCCGCGACGTGCAGAAGAGCGCCGGTCTGGCCGTGGCGGTCGCGCTTTACGCCACGGCCTTCGGCGGGCTGTTCGCGCTCGCCTTCGCCGTCGCCTACGGGCGCATCGGCCGCTTCGGGCCGCGGGCCTGCGCGGCGCTGCTCGCCGGCGGCGGCTTCGTCGCCATCGTGCTGGCGCCGTTCCTGAAGTATCCGGCCAACCCGCCGGCGATCGGCAACCCGGCCACGATCGACCGGCGTACCGCGCTCTACTTCCTGGTGCTGGGCTGCTCGCTGCTGGCCGCGATCGGCGCCGTCGTGCTGGGCCGGCGGCTGCTGCCGCGCGCCGGCGCCTGGAACGCCGCCGTGCTCGCCGCCGCGGCCTTCGTCGTGACGATCGCGATCGTGCAGCTCGCCCTGCCCACGGTCGACGAGGTGCCGCCCGGCTTCCCGGCCTCGGCGCTCTGGCGTTTCCGCCTCGCCTCGCTGGGCACCCAGCTCGTGCTCTGGACGGCGATGGGGCTGCTCTTCGGCGCCCTGACCGAGCGGAGCCTGCGGCGATCGCTCCGCGCCGGCTCCGCGTCACGGCCGGGTGTGCGGGCGTCCCCGGCCGCACCGTCGCGCACGCAACCGGCCGGGGACTAA
- a CDS encoding FAD-dependent monooxygenase: MNASPLRVAIVGGGIGGLAAATALLQRGIDVRVFEQAPALAEVGAGLALAPNGLRQLRGLGLGDALARVGARWQDTRFLQADGRFVAPMLAEGPDGQVEYLGMHRADLLDLLGANLPDGVVHTCHRCSGFAQDGEQAAISFENGARITADLVIAADGIHSVLQQYVVAPAAPRYSGSIAYRGVVPAAGVPWPAGQARLWLGEGRHFMAYPVRGHQLVNYVGFVPSDERLKESWSAPGDPAALAAEFAGWDPPIAAIIARIEQTFRWGLYDREPLPRWTKGRLALLGDAAHPMLPHAGQGANQAIEDGVALAVLLDGADRTSAPNRLLAYEALRRERTARVQLGSRQSGARYEAPAPAHELRDRQLATQSRDRAWIFDYDVAREAAAALAAL; the protein is encoded by the coding sequence ATGAACGCAAGCCCCCTGCGCGTGGCGATCGTGGGCGGCGGCATCGGCGGTCTTGCCGCCGCCACGGCCTTGCTCCAGCGCGGCATCGACGTGCGCGTCTTCGAGCAGGCGCCGGCGCTGGCAGAGGTCGGCGCGGGGCTGGCGCTGGCGCCCAACGGCCTGCGCCAGCTACGGGGGCTGGGGCTGGGCGACGCGCTCGCCCGCGTCGGCGCCCGCTGGCAAGACACGCGCTTTCTCCAGGCCGACGGCCGCTTCGTCGCGCCGATGCTGGCGGAAGGCCCGGACGGGCAGGTCGAATACCTCGGCATGCACCGCGCCGACCTGCTCGACCTGCTGGGCGCGAATCTGCCTGACGGCGTCGTGCACACGTGCCACCGCTGCAGCGGCTTCGCGCAGGACGGGGAGCAGGCTGCCATCAGCTTCGAGAACGGCGCGCGGATCACGGCCGACCTCGTCATCGCGGCGGACGGCATTCACTCGGTCTTGCAGCAGTACGTGGTGGCGCCCGCCGCGCCGCGTTACTCCGGCTCGATCGCCTACCGCGGCGTGGTGCCGGCGGCCGGCGTGCCCTGGCCCGCCGGACAGGCCCGCCTCTGGCTGGGCGAGGGCCGCCACTTCATGGCCTACCCCGTGCGCGGCCATCAGCTCGTCAACTACGTCGGCTTCGTGCCCAGCGACGAGCGCCTGAAGGAGTCGTGGTCGGCGCCGGGCGATCCCGCCGCCCTGGCCGCGGAGTTCGCCGGCTGGGATCCGCCGATCGCGGCGATCATCGCGCGCATCGAGCAGACCTTCCGCTGGGGCCTCTACGACCGCGAGCCATTGCCGCGCTGGACCAAGGGCCGGCTGGCGCTGCTCGGCGACGCCGCCCACCCGATGCTGCCGCACGCCGGCCAGGGCGCCAACCAGGCGATCGAGGACGGCGTGGCGCTCGCCGTGTTGCTGGACGGCGCCGACCGCACGAGCGCGCCCAACCGACTGCTGGCCTACGAGGCGCTGCGCCGCGAGCGCACGGCGCGGGTGCAACTCGGCTCGCGCCAGAGCGGCGCCCGCTACGAAGCGCCGGCGCCGGCGCACGAGCTGCGCGATCGCCAGCTCGCCACGCAGTCGCGCGACCGTGCCTGGATCTTCGACTATGACGTCGCCCGCGAAGCGGCCGCGGCGCTTGCTGCGCTTTAG
- a CDS encoding GNAT family N-acetyltransferase, which translates to MDALIAAALSTNQDNLALGNELFAAEGARFIRNAAAPDVRDANLIDSITAASPAQIEALLARAARAYVHCRHLRCDVDPRTPPQFEARLRLDPAWSWSEVLLLVLDGELGAKPPPFDVRRIDGEAGWQAFAALHALNWQEHAERGDEAGAAIAAIMRGKAPPRRFWLGCIDGMPRGYLSSWEGTNGVGQVESLFVQREFRHRGLATALLARGLRDCREHGAGPIVITTDASDTPKQLYAALGWRPLALKRSYLKPLPKRSAAGARAPAESGQAGGEKV; encoded by the coding sequence ATGGACGCGCTGATCGCCGCCGCCCTCTCGACCAATCAGGACAACCTGGCGCTGGGCAACGAGCTCTTCGCGGCCGAGGGCGCCCGCTTCATCCGCAACGCCGCCGCGCCGGACGTCCGTGACGCCAACCTGATCGATAGCATCACCGCCGCCTCGCCCGCGCAGATCGAGGCGCTGCTGGCCCGCGCCGCGCGCGCGTACGTCCACTGCCGCCACCTGCGCTGCGATGTGGACCCGCGCACGCCGCCGCAGTTCGAAGCGCGGCTGCGGCTCGATCCGGCCTGGTCGTGGTCTGAGGTGCTGCTGCTCGTGCTGGACGGCGAGCTTGGTGCCAAGCCGCCGCCGTTCGACGTGCGCCGCATCGACGGCGAGGCGGGCTGGCAGGCGTTCGCCGCGCTGCACGCGTTGAACTGGCAGGAGCACGCGGAGCGGGGCGACGAAGCCGGCGCGGCGATCGCTGCGATCATGCGGGGCAAGGCGCCGCCGCGCCGTTTCTGGCTGGGCTGCATCGACGGCATGCCGCGCGGCTACCTGAGTTCGTGGGAGGGCACGAACGGCGTGGGGCAGGTCGAGAGCCTGTTCGTGCAGCGCGAGTTTCGCCACCGCGGCCTGGCCACGGCGCTGCTGGCCCGCGGCCTGCGCGACTGCCGCGAACACGGCGCCGGCCCGATCGTGATCACCACCGACGCCTCCGACACGCCGAAGCAGCTGTACGCCGCACTGGGCTGGCGGCCGCTCGCCCTGAAGCGCAGCTACCTGAAGCCGCTGCCGAAGCGATCCGCGGCCGGGGCCCGCGCTCCGGCCGAATCAGGGCAGGCGGGCGGGGAGAAGGTGTAG
- a CDS encoding class I SAM-dependent methyltransferase, with protein sequence MQPRPTITSAFHAGAFQFRSVAQAYRFRPPWAAEVFSRLLELLGEEPRRVLDLGCGSGAIARVLAPLVERVDAVDISAAMVEEGRALPGGDHPTLRWIVAPAESAALEPPYGMVTAGASLHWLDWHAVLPRLHDVLTPRGRLVIVSDGQEPLPWEAELSTLIRAYSTNQEFRPLDIVAELEQRGLFRLEGRVRTAPVPFVQTIDEYIASFHGRSSFTPEHMGDERAAEFDAALHDLASRYTEREVVLQVVDGLDWGRPLRP encoded by the coding sequence ATGCAACCGCGGCCAACCATAACCAGCGCCTTCCACGCCGGCGCGTTTCAGTTCAGGAGCGTCGCGCAGGCGTACCGCTTCCGCCCGCCCTGGGCGGCGGAGGTCTTCTCCCGCCTGCTGGAGCTGCTCGGCGAGGAGCCGCGCCGCGTGCTCGATCTCGGCTGCGGCAGCGGCGCGATCGCCCGCGTGCTGGCGCCGCTGGTCGAGCGGGTCGATGCGGTGGACATCTCGGCGGCGATGGTGGAAGAAGGCCGCGCCCTGCCCGGTGGCGATCATCCCACACTACGCTGGATCGTCGCGCCCGCCGAGAGCGCCGCGCTGGAGCCGCCCTACGGCATGGTCACCGCGGGCGCCAGCCTGCACTGGCTGGACTGGCACGCCGTGCTGCCACGCCTGCACGACGTGCTCACCCCGCGCGGGCGGCTGGTAATCGTCAGCGACGGCCAGGAGCCGCTGCCCTGGGAGGCGGAGCTGAGCACGCTGATCCGCGCCTACTCGACCAACCAGGAGTTCCGCCCGCTAGATATCGTCGCCGAACTGGAGCAGCGCGGCCTGTTTCGGCTTGAGGGCCGCGTACGGACGGCGCCGGTGCCCTTCGTGCAGACGATCGATGAGTACATCGCCTCCTTCCACGGGCGCTCGTCGTTCACGCCGGAGCACATGGGCGACGAGCGGGCGGCCGAGTTCGACGCGGCGCTGCACGACCTGGCCTCCCGCTACACCGAGCGCGAGGTCGTGCTGCAGGTAGTGGACGGGCTGGACTGGGGCCGGCCCCTGCGCCCCTGA
- a CDS encoding nitrate/sulfonate/bicarbonate ABC transporter ATP-binding protein encodes MTAMTTPQTATAPALIAAERVSKTFPLPQDHGGVFTVLDEVSCAVAPGEVVALLGRSGSGKSTLLRIMAGLIPASGGRVLSRGAPLHGPNPDVAMVFQSFALLPWLTVQDNVELGLKARGVPREERRKRALAAIDMVGLDGFESAYPKELSGGMQQRVGFARAFVVRPRVLMMDEPCSALDVLTAENLRGEISDLWQAGDFPARSILLVTHNIEEAVLLADRVLVLGSNPGRIRGEVQIDLVRPRDREQPRFKSLVAHIYTVMTHPEADVTPVLAEDNAEAERFRPLPHARAGGISGLLELVVDQGGMVDIPRLAQRLRLDVDDLLPILDAAVLLGFAKTVEGHVTLTDDGRAFAEADILRSKDLFRQQVLAHAPLVAAIADTLRQKRDGTMRAGFFLDLLDEHYPPAEAERQFATAVDWGRYGELFEYDAGQERLRLPDPEPAGAS; translated from the coding sequence ATGACGGCGATGACCACACCGCAGACCGCAACCGCGCCGGCGCTGATCGCGGCGGAGCGGGTGAGCAAGACCTTTCCCCTGCCGCAGGACCACGGCGGCGTCTTCACCGTGCTCGACGAGGTGAGCTGCGCCGTCGCACCGGGCGAGGTCGTGGCGCTGCTCGGCCGCAGCGGCAGCGGCAAAAGCACGCTGCTGCGCATCATGGCCGGCCTGATTCCGGCGAGCGGCGGCCGCGTGCTGAGCCGCGGTGCGCCGCTGCACGGCCCCAACCCGGACGTGGCGATGGTGTTCCAGAGCTTCGCCCTGCTGCCTTGGCTGACGGTGCAGGACAACGTCGAGCTGGGCCTCAAGGCGCGCGGCGTTCCGCGCGAGGAGCGGCGCAAGCGGGCGCTCGCGGCGATCGACATGGTGGGGCTGGACGGCTTCGAGAGCGCCTACCCGAAGGAGCTTTCCGGCGGCATGCAGCAGCGGGTCGGCTTCGCCCGCGCCTTCGTCGTGCGGCCGCGGGTGCTGATGATGGACGAGCCGTGCAGTGCCCTCGATGTGCTCACGGCCGAGAACCTGCGCGGCGAGATCAGCGACCTCTGGCAGGCGGGTGACTTCCCGGCGCGGAGCATCCTGCTGGTGACGCACAACATCGAGGAGGCCGTGCTGCTCGCCGACCGCGTGCTGGTGCTCGGCAGCAATCCGGGGCGGATTCGTGGCGAGGTGCAGATCGATCTGGTGCGTCCGCGAGACCGCGAGCAGCCGCGCTTCAAGTCGCTGGTGGCGCACATCTATACCGTGATGACCCATCCCGAGGCGGACGTGACGCCGGTGCTGGCCGAAGACAACGCCGAGGCCGAGCGCTTCCGTCCGCTGCCCCACGCCCGCGCGGGCGGCATCAGCGGCCTGCTGGAGCTGGTCGTGGATCAGGGCGGCATGGTGGATATTCCCCGGCTGGCGCAGCGGCTGCGGCTCGACGTCGACGACCTGCTGCCGATCCTGGACGCCGCCGTGCTGCTCGGCTTCGCCAAAACCGTGGAAGGCCACGTGACCCTGACCGACGACGGCCGGGCCTTCGCCGAGGCCGACATCCTGCGCAGCAAGGATCTGTTTCGGCAACAGGTGCTAGCGCACGCGCCACTGGTCGCCGCCATTGCCGACACGCTGCGGCAGAAGCGCGACGGCACGATGCGCGCCGGCTTCTTCCTCGACCTGCTGGACGAGCACTATCCACCGGCCGAGGCCGAGCGCCAGTTTGCCACCGCCGTCGACTGGGGCCGCTACGGCGAGCTGTTCGAGTACGACGCCGGCCAGGAGCGGCTGCGTCTGCCCGATCCGGAGCCCGCCGGCGCGTCGTAG
- a CDS encoding ABC transporter permease subunit, with protein MQVRVFPARQARRRRRAPLADLAVALGVLVLLALVARVGADAFVHFSPPNDVPRISLDPLNLPYYAARSTLRMFVALGCSLGFTLLYGYAAARSRRAERVLLPLLDILQSVPVLGFLSITVTAFIALFPGSLLGLELASVFAIFTSQAWNMTFSFYQSLITLPHDLDEAARLYRLPAWQRFTRLEVPAATVNLIWNMMMSFGGGWFFVAASEAISVLNKNYQLPGIGSYVAIAIERQDLGALAWALAMMALVIVTVDQLFWRPLAAWADRFKLERSSAAEAPRSWLLDLLRTARLPQLLGGALAPIGDRLDALLSRVQRPAAASGENPGRERLIDGLYTAVLLLLIAALAATGVRAAISNGVDVAEVGHVALLGLATFARVLVLLVAATLIWTPVGVAIGFNPRLARLAQPVALLLASFPANFLFPLAAVLFIHAGISLNWGGILLMALGAQWYILFNTIAGAMSIPADLRDMATSMRLRGWRLWRDLIIPGIFPSWVTGGITAAGGAWNASIVAEVVSWGDTTLTATGLGAYIADATGRGDWPQIVLGVAMMSAYVVGLNRLVWRRLYRLAESRYRLS; from the coding sequence ATGCAGGTGCGTGTCTTCCCCGCCCGCCAGGCGCGCCGCCGGCGCCGCGCGCCGCTGGCCGATCTCGCCGTCGCCCTCGGCGTGCTCGTACTGCTCGCCCTCGTGGCACGCGTCGGCGCCGATGCCTTCGTCCACTTCTCACCGCCGAACGACGTGCCGCGGATCAGCCTCGATCCGCTGAATCTGCCCTACTACGCGGCGCGTTCCACGCTGCGCATGTTCGTGGCGCTCGGCTGCTCGCTCGGCTTCACCCTGCTCTACGGCTACGCTGCGGCGCGCAGTCGGCGCGCCGAGCGCGTGCTGCTGCCGCTGCTGGACATCCTCCAGTCCGTGCCGGTGCTCGGCTTTCTCTCGATCACGGTCACGGCCTTCATCGCCCTCTTTCCCGGCAGCCTGCTGGGGCTGGAGCTGGCGTCGGTTTTCGCCATCTTCACCAGCCAGGCCTGGAACATGACCTTCTCCTTCTACCAGTCGCTGATCACGCTGCCGCATGACCTCGACGAAGCGGCGCGGCTCTACCGGCTCCCCGCCTGGCAGCGCTTCACCCGCCTGGAAGTGCCGGCGGCGACGGTGAACCTGATCTGGAACATGATGATGAGCTTCGGCGGCGGCTGGTTCTTCGTGGCCGCCAGCGAGGCGATCAGCGTGCTTAACAAGAACTACCAGTTGCCGGGCATCGGCTCCTACGTCGCGATCGCGATCGAGCGGCAGGATCTGGGCGCGCTCGCCTGGGCGCTCGCCATGATGGCGCTGGTGATCGTGACGGTCGATCAGCTCTTCTGGCGGCCGCTCGCGGCCTGGGCGGACAGGTTCAAGCTGGAGCGCAGCAGCGCCGCCGAGGCGCCGCGCTCGTGGCTGCTCGATCTGCTGCGCACAGCCCGCCTGCCGCAGCTGCTGGGCGGGGCGCTGGCGCCGATCGGCGATCGCCTCGACGCGCTGCTTTCCCGTGTGCAGCGTCCCGCCGCGGCGTCCGGCGAGAACCCCGGCCGCGAGCGCCTGATCGATGGCCTCTACACCGCCGTGCTACTGTTGCTGATCGCTGCCCTGGCGGCGACCGGCGTGCGCGCCGCGATCAGCAATGGCGTCGATGTCGCCGAAGTGGGGCATGTGGCGCTGCTCGGCCTGGCCACGTTTGCGCGGGTGCTCGTCCTGCTCGTGGCCGCCACGCTGATCTGGACGCCGGTCGGCGTCGCCATCGGCTTTAATCCGCGGCTGGCGCGGCTGGCGCAGCCCGTGGCCCTGCTGCTGGCCTCGTTCCCGGCGAACTTTCTCTTTCCGCTGGCGGCGGTGCTGTTCATCCACGCCGGCATCAGCCTCAACTGGGGCGGCATCCTGCTGATGGCGCTCGGCGCTCAGTGGTACATCCTCTTCAACACGATCGCCGGCGCGATGAGCATTCCCGCCGACCTGCGCGACATGGCGACGAGCATGCGGCTGCGCGGCTGGCGGCTGTGGCGCGACCTGATTATTCCCGGCATCTTTCCGTCCTGGGTGACGGGCGGCATCACCGCGGCCGGCGGCGCCTGGAACGCCAGCATCGTGGCCGAGGTCGTCTCCTGGGGCGACACGACGCTGACAGCGACGGGCCTCGGCGCCTACATCGCGGACGCGACCGGGCGCGGCGACTGGCCGCAGATCGTGCTCGGCGTGGCGATGATGAGCGCCTACGTCGTCGGACTGAACCGGCTGGTCTGGCGACGCCTGTACCGGCTGGCTGAGTCCCGCTACCGGCTGAGCTGA
- a CDS encoding LLM class flavin-dependent oxidoreductase: MAVRFGLVYDFRNPARWQRPWPELFAALLDQIVYAEQLGFDSIWITEHHLVEDGYTPAPLTLLTAIAMRTQRMQLSTDILLLPLYNALRLAEEAATLDILSGGRLMLGLGMGYRDEEFAAFGTSRRERVRRTEEGIDVLRGAWGDEPFSYEGRHYKLDHVNVTPKPVQRPHPPLWLAATSEPAARRAARLGLHLLPQHDRRLAYEPWLDELARLGKKPSDYRIGLIKPCFIADGREDPVWLQAREGERYRAAVYAPWIRAGSFPAPAGEAAPIDQSYLVGSPNEVAERLHALRETLPVTDFISWGTPVGMDPADSGVRRSLERFAGEVIPQFR, encoded by the coding sequence ATGGCGGTGCGTTTCGGCCTGGTCTACGACTTCCGCAACCCGGCCCGCTGGCAGCGCCCCTGGCCGGAGCTGTTCGCCGCGCTGCTCGATCAGATCGTCTACGCCGAGCAGCTGGGCTTCGACTCGATCTGGATCACCGAGCACCACCTGGTTGAGGACGGCTACACGCCCGCGCCGCTGACACTGCTCACCGCGATCGCCATGCGCACGCAGCGCATGCAGCTCAGCACCGATATCCTCCTGCTGCCGCTCTACAACGCCCTGCGTCTGGCCGAAGAGGCCGCGACGCTCGACATCCTCTCCGGCGGGCGGCTGATGCTCGGTCTGGGCATGGGCTACCGCGACGAAGAGTTCGCCGCCTTCGGCACCAGCCGGCGCGAGCGCGTGCGCCGCACGGAAGAAGGGATCGATGTGCTGCGCGGCGCCTGGGGCGACGAGCCGTTCAGCTACGAGGGCCGCCACTACAAGCTGGACCACGTGAACGTCACGCCGAAGCCGGTGCAGCGGCCGCACCCGCCGCTCTGGCTGGCCGCCACCTCGGAGCCGGCGGCACGCCGCGCCGCGCGCCTGGGCCTGCACCTGCTGCCGCAGCACGACCGCCGCCTCGCCTACGAGCCCTGGCTGGACGAACTGGCCCGCCTCGGCAAGAAGCCGTCGGACTACCGCATCGGCCTGATCAAGCCCTGCTTTATCGCCGACGGCCGCGAAGACCCGGTCTGGCTGCAGGCGCGCGAGGGCGAACGCTACCGCGCCGCCGTCTACGCGCCCTGGATCCGCGCCGGCAGCTTCCCGGCGCCCGCGGGCGAGGCCGCGCCGATCGACCAGAGCTATCTCGTCGGCTCGCCGAACGAGGTCGCGGAGCGGCTGCACGCCCTGCGCGAGACGCTGCCGGTCACGGACTTCATCAGCTGGGGCACGCCCGTGGGCATGGACCCGGCCGACTCCGGCGTGCGCCGCTCGCTCGAGCGCTTCGCCGGCGAGGTTATCCCGCAGTTCCGCTGA
- a CDS encoding type II toxin-antitoxin system HicB family antitoxin: MTEEEIKRTAQELLKRPYVMVIRGDPTDGYLAKSPELPGWFTAGETPEEALELLRDAMALWFESMLETGDSIPEPEAWSEARKAG; encoded by the coding sequence ATGACTGAAGAGGAGATCAAGCGTACAGCACAGGAGCTGTTGAAGCGGCCGTATGTCATGGTTATCCGCGGCGACCCGACGGATGGATACCTGGCGAAGTCCCCTGAGTTGCCCGGATGGTTCACCGCGGGCGAGACGCCCGAGGAAGCCCTTGAACTGCTACGCGACGCGATGGCTCTCTGGTTCGAATCGATGCTGGAAACGGGTGATTCGATTCCCGAACCGGAGGCGTGGTCCGAGGCGCGCAAGGCGGGCTGA